From Streptomyces sp. SCSIO 75703:
CGGATGACCGCGCGGTCGGACGGTGCCCGGCTCGGGTACGCCTGGCTGTTCCAGGCGGTGATCGGCGCCTACGCGTGGCTGTACCTGCGCGTGTCGCTCGCCGTGCGCCGGCGTCAGGAACTGGAGGCGGACGCGGAGGCGGTGGCCCTGGCCGGGCCGGCGGCGACGGCCGGGGCGCTGCGCTCGGTCCACGCGCTCGGCACCGCGTGGGCCGGGTTCGTGAGCCGGTTCCTGCGGCCGGTGCAGGGGGTCGGGTTCGTCCCCGAGGACGTGTACGAGGCGTTCGGCGCGATGCTGGACGATCCGCTCGTCCGGGAGCGGACGGCGGCGCTGCGCGCGCACCCGGTCGAGACGGCCCGCTCGCCGCTGGACTCCCACCCGCCGTTGGCGCGGCGGCTGGCGCTGATCGAGTCCCGGCCCGCCGCGGAGCCCCGCGTCACCGTCGGGGAGGAGCCGCTGCTCACCGACCGGGCACCGGTCCTGCGGGTACAGCGGAGACTGCTCGCCGAGGCGGGCGGCCCGGCGACCGCGCTGCCGACGGCGGTGTGGGCGGAGGTGGCGGCCGAGGCGTTCGCCATCGAGCCGGCGAGCCTCCTCCTCGACGCGGCGGGCGGCACCGAACCGTCCGCGCCGCCCACCCTCGCCACCGTCCTCGGCCTGCTGGAACACGACGCCGGCGACCCCGGCAGCCCCGACGACCGCGCCCACCGCACCCACCCCGGCGACCGCACCCACCGCGACCACGCCGGCGTCCGCGCGGAACTGCTGCGCCGCCTCACCGACGCGGCCGACCCCGAAGCACAACTGGCCGAAGCCCTCTACGCGTTGACCGGGCAGGCCCTGGCCGGGGCGGGCCGGGCGCGCTGGGTGCTGAGCTGGACGCGGGGTTACGTGCTGGAGTGCCCGCGGGACCCGGACGGACGCCTGGAGGCCCTGGTGACGGACGCGGCCCGGGACCGTGCGGGGGTGCGCGCCCTGCGCGGCGAGCTGACGCGGCTCGGTCTGGACGTCGGGGCGCCGGTCGTCCTGGCGCTGCGGACGGTCGCGGCGCCGGCCGGGCGGACGACGACCAGGCGGCCCGCCCGGCGCGCCCCGGACCTGGTCGTCGAGGAACTGCGGCGCCAGCGGAGGGTGGCCCGGGTGACGGTGGGCGCGCTGGCCGTCACGGCGATGGTGTGGGTGGCGGCGCTGATCGGGGCGGACCCGTACCGGCCGAGCCCGCCGCCGTACCGGCCGGTGCCTCCGCAGGGGCCGCTCCAGCCGACGGTGTCCGCCCCGGTGCGGCTGCCGGACCCGGGCCTCGGCGAACCGCTGCCCTGGCCGAGCCTCACGGCGCGGCTCCCGGTCCCGTCGGTCAGCCCGCCGATCGTGCCGCTCGACCCGGACGGGTGAGCAGGGGCGGTGCCGGTCGGTTCAGCGGCGGCGGCGCGGCCGTTCCGGCGGCGGTTCCCCCTCCGTCCGCC
This genomic window contains:
- a CDS encoding M48 family metallopeptidase; translation: MGTLLGWARGLLAVGLLAGFYVVALALLAADTALVAVVLWTMAEAPARAGNWSLAVGGSIPAVAALVYGVATVSRVETRPPGAVLVRRAEAPGLWRLVEELAGHLRTRPPGRVCLTPDANASVSEEARLLGFAVGRRTLYLGVPLLRLEPLELRAVLCHELGHYAGRHTRFGALTHRGAASLRSTLFRLRMTARSDGARLGYAWLFQAVIGAYAWLYLRVSLAVRRRQELEADAEAVALAGPAATAGALRSVHALGTAWAGFVSRFLRPVQGVGFVPEDVYEAFGAMLDDPLVRERTAALRAHPVETARSPLDSHPPLARRLALIESRPAAEPRVTVGEEPLLTDRAPVLRVQRRLLAEAGGPATALPTAVWAEVAAEAFAIEPASLLLDAAGGTEPSAPPTLATVLGLLEHDAGDPGSPDDRAHRTHPGDRTHRDHAGVRAELLRRLTDAADPEAQLAEALYALTGQALAGAGRARWVLSWTRGYVLECPRDPDGRLEALVTDAARDRAGVRALRGELTRLGLDVGAPVVLALRTVAAPAGRTTTRRPARRAPDLVVEELRRQRRVARVTVGALAVTAMVWVAALIGADPYRPSPPPYRPVPPQGPLQPTVSAPVRLPDPGLGEPLPWPSLTARLPVPSVSPPIVPLDPDG